In the Carassius gibelio isolate Cgi1373 ecotype wild population from Czech Republic chromosome A2, carGib1.2-hapl.c, whole genome shotgun sequence genome, one interval contains:
- the LOC128029219 gene encoding uncharacterized protein LOC128029219 isoform X2, with protein sequence MSRVTADLKYQTLLECNYCYPEEVLNDVKDVSTNFPHLQLYVDYYFYPNNDKKKLVYLGGTVPVTYEGTMYNIPVCIWIHETHPKNPPRCFVCPSPSMIINAESGNVDANGRILLHCLNNWKIGWSNLSIVLEEMIAAFQRETPLFATHPVQTPPLHPQAKHLQAELVVQPNPVLSYGSWPHTGSSSVQKMSTAQHGASISSVPQHASNSLPKSTKSQMNLNQASETDMSGVRRSYTQELLDFGITFGAQALETNHQTNPFISPASVPTSNASNVDDIDDLFKSLQLQRVVNMYQLSNRDKDVHHAGGVWQDCGGGVQSSLVDDCHKVVVSRLPVGVSPSKMKNKLIIFFQRRQNAGGEVLDVKYPAALPDQAWVLFRRQRDAEYVLRQPDRVITINEQPFLIQLKKFEDMELPGGVEGEKAKVFRSILSLEGCSFSSTDVLEAVQSCRDFPSALKYLCHDCPICQEQVSFNRMVTMTHCSCTFCESCFKKYFSSVIKEKNIVHAVCPLCNLPDVQRGRREESMEYFGLLDTQIKYYLDPQIHELFQRKLRDQALQEMPNFRWCAHCCFGLLHEANRLRMDCPSCGKSTCFQCKRPWAPQHEGISCEKFKEWEQLNSPEYQNSRLEQLLSRNKIDCPKCKFRFFLARGGCLHFKCTQCQHEFCGGCSQPFKQGSACTFSTECGAKGLHAHHPRNCLYHLRDWSVPRLRTLLQHYGVSHPLMFSPKNTAGRQGICGVMEFQESGALKEEPCGRTALPEYSGYCMVHYKECLVELINSNALDPVVLLGGAELKAEMERWKVPVPEKQPSEPDQRYEDRLRQILKERVSLTSGAAPGLKAVAPPTPSPASPPAAGAPWYSIMSRAVSEDSQQLLLLTD encoded by the exons ATGTCGCGCGTTACAGCTGATTTGAAGTATCAAACACTTCTCGAG TGTAATTACTGTTACCCTGAGGAGGTGCTTAATGACGTCAAAGACGTGTCGACGAATTTCCCTCACCTGCAGTTATATGTGGACTATTATT tCTATCCAAACAATGATAAGAAGAAGTTGGTTTATTTGGGTGGCACCGTTCCTGTTACATATGAAG GTACTATGTACAACATTCCAGTCTGTATTTGGATCCATGAGACCCATCCCAAAAACCCACCCAGGTGTTTTGTTTGCCCTTCACCCTCCATGATCATCAACGCTGAAAGCGGAAATGTTGATGCCAATGGTCGCATCCTTCTCCACTGCCTCAACAACTGGAAGATT GGCTGGTCGAACTTGTCGATAGTTCTGGAAGAGATGATTGCCGCCTTTCAGCGTGAAACTCCTCTGTTTGCAACCCATCCAGTCCAAACCCCTCCACTGCATCCTCAAGCAAAACACCTGCAAGCTGAACTGGTAGTTCAACCGAATCCTGTTTTGTCTTATGGCAG CTGGCCACATACGGGCAGCAGTTCAGTGCAAAAAATGTCAACAGCTCAACATGGAGCGTCCATCTCATCTGTGCCTCAGCATGCCAGCAACA GCCTACCCAAGAGTACAAAGTCCCAGATGAACCTGAATCAAGCCAGTGAAACAGATATGAGCGGGGTAAGGAGATCATACACGCAAGAGCTGCTGGATTTCGGGATCACGTTTGGTGCTCAAGCTTTGGAGACTAACCACCAAACAAACCCATTTATTTCTCCTGCCTCAG TTCCCACCAGCAATGCTTCTAATGTTGATGACATAGACGACCTGTTCAAAAGCCTTCAATTACAAAGAGTTGTCAACATGTACCAGTTGAGCAACAGGGACAAAG atgttcaTCATGCTGGAGGAGTGTGGCAGGATTGTGGTGGTGGAGTTCAGTCCAGCTTAGTGGATGATTGTCACAAGGTTGTGGTAAGCCGGCTTCCTGTGGGCGTCTCTCCCAGCAAGATGAAGAACAAGCTCATCATCTTCTTCCAGCGGAGACAGAATGCAGGAGGAGAGGTTCTAGATGTCAAATACCCTGCAGCACTGCCAGACCAGGCCTGGGTGCTCTTCAGACGCCAAAGAG acgCAGAGTATGTTCTGAGGCAGCCCGACAGGGTGATTACCATTAATGAGCAGCCATTTCTTATTCAGCTGAAGAAGTTTGAGGACATGGAG CTCCCAGGTGGTGTTGAAGGTGAGAAAGCTAAAGTGTTTAGGAGCATCTTGAGTCTGGAAGGGTGCAGTTTCAGCTCCACGGATGTTCTGGAAGCAGTGCAGTCATGCCGAGACTTCCCCTCTGCTCTGAAATATCTCTGCCATGATTGCCCTATATGCCAGGAGCAAGTGTCCTTCAATAGG atggTCACCATGACACACTGCTCTTGCACATTCTGTGAGAGCTGTTTTAAGAAGTACTTCTCCTCTGTCATTAAGGAGAAGAATATAGTACATGCTGTGTGTCCACTctgtaatcttcctgatgtacaAAGAGGCCGCAGGGAGGAGTCTATGGAGTACTTCGGTCTACTCGACACACAG ATCAAGTATTATTTGGACCCCCAGATCCATGAGCTCTTCCAGAGGAAGCTCAGAGACCAGGCACTTCAGGAAATGCCCAACTTCCGCTGGTGTGCACAT TGCTGCTTTGGGCTCCTTCATGAAGCAAACAGGCTGAGGATGGATTGCCCCAGCTGTGGGAAAAGCACATGCTTTCAGTGTAAAAGGCCG TGGGCTCCACAACATGAAGGAATCTCATGTGAGAAGTTCAAAGAGTGGGAGCAACTCAACAGCCCCGAGTACCAGAACTCAAGGCTGGAGCAGCTCCTCAGCAGGAACAAAATAG ACTGTCCAAAATGCAAATTTCGCTTCTTCCTGGCCAGAGGAGGCTGTTTGCATTTCAAATGCACTCAGTGCCAGCACGAATTCTGCGGTGGCTGCAGTCAGCCATTTAAACAAGGCTCT GCCTGTACTTTTTCTACTGAGTGTGGAGCTAAGGGTTTACATGCTCATCACCCTCGAAACTGCCTGTATCATCTGAGAGACTGGAGTGTCCCAAGACTAAGGACCCTGCTGCAG CACTATGGGGTATCACATCCTCTCATGTTCAGCCCCAAAAATACAGCAGGGAGACA AGGTATTTGTGGTGTAATGGAGTTCCAGGAATCAGGAGCTCTGAAGGAAGAGCCATGTGGACGAACAGCTCTCCCAGAGTACAGTGGTTACTGCAT GGTACATTATAAAGAGTGTCTGGTGGAGTTAATAAACAGCAATGCACTGGACCCTGTGGTACTGTTAGGTGGTGCAGAGTTGAAGGCAGAAATGGAGCGCTGGAAAGTGCCTGTCCCAGAAAAACAACCTTCAGAACCAGATCAACGATACGAGGACAGACTTCGGCAG ATCTTAAAAGAGAGGGTTAGTCTGACCAGCGGTGCAGCTCCTGGATTGAAGGCAGTTGCTCCTCCCACACCGTCCCCTGCTTCTCCTCCTGCGGCTGGAGCTCCGTGGTACTCCATCATGAGCCGGGCCGTATCTGAGGACTCCCAGCAACTACTGCTGCTGACTGACTGA
- the LOC128029219 gene encoding uncharacterized protein LOC128029219 isoform X1: MSRVTADLKYQTLLECNYCYPEEVLNDVKDVSTNFPHLQLYVDYYFYPNNDKKKLVYLGGTVPVTYEGTMYNIPVCIWIHETHPKNPPRCFVCPSPSMIINAESGNVDANGRILLHCLNNWKIGWSNLSIVLEEMIAAFQRETPLFATHPVQTPPLHPQAKHLQAELVVQPNPVLSYGSWPHTGSSSVQKMSTAQHGASISSVPQHASNSLPKSTKSQMNLNQASETDMSGVRRSYTQELLDFGITFGAQALETNHQTNPFISPASVPTSNASNVDDIDDLFKSLQLQRVVNMYQLSNRDKDVHHAGGVWQDCGGGVQSSLVDDCHKVVVSRLPVGVSPSKMKNKLIIFFQRRQNAGGEVLDVKYPAALPDQAWVLFRRQRDAEYVLRQPDRVITINEQPFLIQLKKFEDMELPGGVEGEKAKVFRSILSLEGCSFSSTDVLEAVQSCRDFPSALKYLCHDCPICQEQVSFNRMVTMTHCSCTFCESCFKKYFSSVIKEKNIVHAVCPLCNLPDVQRGRREESMEYFGLLDTQIKYYLDPQIHELFQRKLRDQALQEMPNFRWCAHCCFGLLHEANRLRMDCPSCGKSTCFQCKRPWAPQHEGISCEKFKEWEQLNSPEYQNSRLEQLLSRNKIDCPKCKFRFFLARGGCLHFKCTQCQHEFCGGCSQPFKQGSACTFSTECGAKGLHAHHPRNCLYHLRDWSVPRLRTLLQHYGVSHPLMFSPKNTAGRHSKGICGVMEFQESGALKEEPCGRTALPEYSGYCMVHYKECLVELINSNALDPVVLLGGAELKAEMERWKVPVPEKQPSEPDQRYEDRLRQILKERVSLTSGAAPGLKAVAPPTPSPASPPAAGAPWYSIMSRAVSEDSQQLLLLTD; the protein is encoded by the exons ATGTCGCGCGTTACAGCTGATTTGAAGTATCAAACACTTCTCGAG TGTAATTACTGTTACCCTGAGGAGGTGCTTAATGACGTCAAAGACGTGTCGACGAATTTCCCTCACCTGCAGTTATATGTGGACTATTATT tCTATCCAAACAATGATAAGAAGAAGTTGGTTTATTTGGGTGGCACCGTTCCTGTTACATATGAAG GTACTATGTACAACATTCCAGTCTGTATTTGGATCCATGAGACCCATCCCAAAAACCCACCCAGGTGTTTTGTTTGCCCTTCACCCTCCATGATCATCAACGCTGAAAGCGGAAATGTTGATGCCAATGGTCGCATCCTTCTCCACTGCCTCAACAACTGGAAGATT GGCTGGTCGAACTTGTCGATAGTTCTGGAAGAGATGATTGCCGCCTTTCAGCGTGAAACTCCTCTGTTTGCAACCCATCCAGTCCAAACCCCTCCACTGCATCCTCAAGCAAAACACCTGCAAGCTGAACTGGTAGTTCAACCGAATCCTGTTTTGTCTTATGGCAG CTGGCCACATACGGGCAGCAGTTCAGTGCAAAAAATGTCAACAGCTCAACATGGAGCGTCCATCTCATCTGTGCCTCAGCATGCCAGCAACA GCCTACCCAAGAGTACAAAGTCCCAGATGAACCTGAATCAAGCCAGTGAAACAGATATGAGCGGGGTAAGGAGATCATACACGCAAGAGCTGCTGGATTTCGGGATCACGTTTGGTGCTCAAGCTTTGGAGACTAACCACCAAACAAACCCATTTATTTCTCCTGCCTCAG TTCCCACCAGCAATGCTTCTAATGTTGATGACATAGACGACCTGTTCAAAAGCCTTCAATTACAAAGAGTTGTCAACATGTACCAGTTGAGCAACAGGGACAAAG atgttcaTCATGCTGGAGGAGTGTGGCAGGATTGTGGTGGTGGAGTTCAGTCCAGCTTAGTGGATGATTGTCACAAGGTTGTGGTAAGCCGGCTTCCTGTGGGCGTCTCTCCCAGCAAGATGAAGAACAAGCTCATCATCTTCTTCCAGCGGAGACAGAATGCAGGAGGAGAGGTTCTAGATGTCAAATACCCTGCAGCACTGCCAGACCAGGCCTGGGTGCTCTTCAGACGCCAAAGAG acgCAGAGTATGTTCTGAGGCAGCCCGACAGGGTGATTACCATTAATGAGCAGCCATTTCTTATTCAGCTGAAGAAGTTTGAGGACATGGAG CTCCCAGGTGGTGTTGAAGGTGAGAAAGCTAAAGTGTTTAGGAGCATCTTGAGTCTGGAAGGGTGCAGTTTCAGCTCCACGGATGTTCTGGAAGCAGTGCAGTCATGCCGAGACTTCCCCTCTGCTCTGAAATATCTCTGCCATGATTGCCCTATATGCCAGGAGCAAGTGTCCTTCAATAGG atggTCACCATGACACACTGCTCTTGCACATTCTGTGAGAGCTGTTTTAAGAAGTACTTCTCCTCTGTCATTAAGGAGAAGAATATAGTACATGCTGTGTGTCCACTctgtaatcttcctgatgtacaAAGAGGCCGCAGGGAGGAGTCTATGGAGTACTTCGGTCTACTCGACACACAG ATCAAGTATTATTTGGACCCCCAGATCCATGAGCTCTTCCAGAGGAAGCTCAGAGACCAGGCACTTCAGGAAATGCCCAACTTCCGCTGGTGTGCACAT TGCTGCTTTGGGCTCCTTCATGAAGCAAACAGGCTGAGGATGGATTGCCCCAGCTGTGGGAAAAGCACATGCTTTCAGTGTAAAAGGCCG TGGGCTCCACAACATGAAGGAATCTCATGTGAGAAGTTCAAAGAGTGGGAGCAACTCAACAGCCCCGAGTACCAGAACTCAAGGCTGGAGCAGCTCCTCAGCAGGAACAAAATAG ACTGTCCAAAATGCAAATTTCGCTTCTTCCTGGCCAGAGGAGGCTGTTTGCATTTCAAATGCACTCAGTGCCAGCACGAATTCTGCGGTGGCTGCAGTCAGCCATTTAAACAAGGCTCT GCCTGTACTTTTTCTACTGAGTGTGGAGCTAAGGGTTTACATGCTCATCACCCTCGAAACTGCCTGTATCATCTGAGAGACTGGAGTGTCCCAAGACTAAGGACCCTGCTGCAG CACTATGGGGTATCACATCCTCTCATGTTCAGCCCCAAAAATACAGCAGGGAGACACTCTAAAG GTATTTGTGGTGTAATGGAGTTCCAGGAATCAGGAGCTCTGAAGGAAGAGCCATGTGGACGAACAGCTCTCCCAGAGTACAGTGGTTACTGCAT GGTACATTATAAAGAGTGTCTGGTGGAGTTAATAAACAGCAATGCACTGGACCCTGTGGTACTGTTAGGTGGTGCAGAGTTGAAGGCAGAAATGGAGCGCTGGAAAGTGCCTGTCCCAGAAAAACAACCTTCAGAACCAGATCAACGATACGAGGACAGACTTCGGCAG ATCTTAAAAGAGAGGGTTAGTCTGACCAGCGGTGCAGCTCCTGGATTGAAGGCAGTTGCTCCTCCCACACCGTCCCCTGCTTCTCCTCCTGCGGCTGGAGCTCCGTGGTACTCCATCATGAGCCGGGCCGTATCTGAGGACTCCCAGCAACTACTGCTGCTGACTGACTGA